The sequence below is a genomic window from Flavobacterium sediminilitoris.
TCTTAAATACAACTGTTAATGTCAATGTACAATAAGGATTAAAAAGATTATCAAAATCTATTGTAGTAACATCTAATTTAAAATTAAATTTATTTTCTCTATAATTTGTTCCATTAAAGTTTAAATAGTCAGTCCAACAAACCACATAATTAGAATTATTTTCTAAAAAATCAACTTGTTTTTGAAGTTTATATTCATCAGACCAATAGTCATCACCTTCACATAGAGCAATATATTTTCCTTTACATTTTGGGAAAGTATATTCTGCCCAAATATTAATATTTTTAGAATATTTATTATCACTTTGAAATATTGCTTTTATTATTTGAGGATACTTTTCTTGATATTCCTTTATAATCAAAGGAGTTCTATCTGTTGAAGCATCATCATGAATAACTATTTCGAAAGGGAAATCAGTTTTTTGATTTAAAAAACTTTCAATAGTTTCACTTATATAATTTTCGTGATTATAACTGTGACAAACTATAGATAATATAGTATTATTCTTCTCATTTATAACTTTATCATTCTTATCTTTGTCCAATATGTCTTTTTTTAATTAGATTTATGTTGTAAATTTAATTTAAATTAATTACAAAATCAAAGGCATAAAAATGAAGTTTGTTTTTAAATAAAACATACTTCTTAAAATAGTCATTTACATATTACTCATTTTTAAAAAATTATAGCTGTGAATCAAAAGAAAAATATTTTAATGATATGCTCTTGGCTAAATATAGAAAAGAACATTGGATCTTTTTTTTGGGAACAAGCAAATTTAGTCGAAGATGATTTTA
It includes:
- a CDS encoding glycosyltransferase, whose product is MDKDKNDKVINEKNNTILSIVCHSYNHENYISETIESFLNQKTDFPFEIVIHDDASTDRTPLIIKEYQEKYPQIIKAIFQSDNKYSKNINIWAEYTFPKCKGKYIALCEGDDYWSDEYKLQKQVDFLENNSNYVVCWTDYLNFNGTNYRENKFNFKLDVTTIDFDNLFNPYCTLTLTVVFKKDALDMSILSRLEYFKDNSLYMILLNKGDGAFLNFKSSVYRIHEGGVYSMKSLYFQRYSSWLNINEMYNIVTKSKTKNIEKTLKTLKRSAAFEALKMKYNGGNIDQNQEKLINSFFSNASLSVKFKYYKRIFQYRFLNKKG